The following proteins come from a genomic window of Solidesulfovibrio sp.:
- the phoU gene encoding phosphate signaling complex protein PhoU, which produces MERIIEADLAKLKTDMLTAFHMAQAGVERALRAVFARDAAAAGSVIASDAAIDAMECALDGEILRLLALHQPVAGDLRYILGCMRAVGDIERIGDQAVGIAQRALLLLEREPAPPPASLEELAEATRAFLTRTAACFAELDLDAARRVCEESEDILELNVGILKDMTRYMRDVARPMERAVQICFIAHGLKRVCDQCTNIAESVVFIREGACSRHRCD; this is translated from the coding sequence GTGGAACGGATCATCGAGGCCGACCTGGCCAAATTGAAGACGGACATGCTCACGGCCTTCCACATGGCCCAGGCCGGCGTGGAAAGGGCCCTGCGCGCCGTGTTTGCGCGCGACGCCGCGGCCGCCGGGTCGGTGATCGCCTCCGACGCGGCCATCGACGCCATGGAATGCGCCCTGGACGGCGAGATCCTGCGCCTGCTCGCCCTGCACCAGCCCGTGGCCGGCGACCTGCGCTACATCCTCGGCTGCATGCGCGCCGTGGGCGACATCGAGCGCATCGGCGACCAGGCCGTGGGCATCGCCCAGCGGGCGCTGTTGCTGCTGGAGCGCGAACCCGCGCCGCCGCCGGCCAGCCTCGAGGAGCTGGCCGAGGCCACGCGCGCGTTTTTGACCCGCACCGCCGCCTGTTTCGCCGAACTCGACCTGGACGCGGCCCGGCGCGTGTGCGAGGAGTCCGAGGACATCCTGGAACTCAACGTCGGCATCCTCAAGGACATGACGCGGTACATGCGCGACGTGGCCCGGCCGATGGAACGGGCGGTGCAGATCTGTTTCATCGCCCATGGCCTGAAGCGGGTGTGCGACCAGTGCACCAACATCGCCGAGTCCGTGGTTTTTATCCGCGAGGGCGCCTGCAGCCGGCACCGCTGCGACTGA
- a CDS encoding LysE family transporter — protein MHTPTYAVYLVTLTASMLTPGPAMLQALTLGLRHGCRPVVFVALGNVCATLLQILIALYGLSLLSGRPWVLRAATVAGAGYVAWLGLGLWRASAREIVRDDRAGRSSPLSLAAQGAGVAAVNPKAWAFLGALLPPFAAGGMPRVPDLALVSAPIVLLAFGGMLAYARFGVFLAGALAAPRAARRFFRALAVTLWGCAACFLAG, from the coding sequence ATGCACACCCCAACCTACGCCGTTTACCTCGTGACGCTCACCGCCAGCATGCTCACCCCCGGCCCGGCCATGCTGCAAGCCCTGACCCTCGGCCTGCGCCACGGCTGCCGGCCGGTGGTCTTCGTGGCCCTGGGCAACGTCTGCGCCACGCTGTTGCAGATCCTGATCGCCCTGTACGGGCTGTCGCTGTTGTCCGGCAGGCCGTGGGTGCTGCGCGCGGCCACTGTCGCCGGCGCGGGCTATGTCGCCTGGCTGGGGCTTGGCCTGTGGCGGGCCTCGGCCCGGGAAATCGTCCGCGACGACCGGGCCGGGCGCTCTTCGCCCCTGTCCCTGGCCGCCCAGGGGGCGGGCGTGGCCGCCGTCAACCCGAAGGCCTGGGCGTTTCTCGGGGCGCTGCTGCCGCCGTTCGCCGCCGGCGGCATGCCCCGGGTGCCCGACCTGGCCCTCGTGTCCGCGCCCATCGTGCTGCTCGCCTTCGGCGGCATGCTGGCCTACGCCCGGTTCGGCGTCTTTCTGGCCGGGGCGCTGGCCGCGCCGCGCGCGGCGCGGCGGTTTTTCCGGGCCTTGGCCGTGACGCTGTGGGGCTGCGCCGCCTGTTTTCTGGCCGGATAA
- the trpA gene encoding tryptophan synthase subunit alpha: MNPSILTTRVMEALAAGRKALIPFLPGGFPDKDRFFDELDALDAGGADIIEIGVPFSDPVADGPVVERASLSCLLNGTCLSWLLGELSRRKGRYKAGLVLMGYYNPFLQYGLEQLAADAAEAGVAGFIVPDLPLEEAGPMAAALAGHGLDLIPLVGLNTSEERLAAYAKGARGFVYFVSVLGTTGMRDTLPAEIVERLKVVRRLFDVPVALGFGIKSPEQLTAFGDLIDAVVFGSALIAHIEDGGTAASFMERWRD, from the coding sequence ATGAATCCGTCCATCCTGACCACGCGCGTCATGGAGGCGCTGGCGGCCGGCCGCAAGGCGCTCATTCCGTTTCTGCCGGGCGGCTTCCCGGACAAGGACCGGTTTTTCGACGAACTCGACGCCCTGGACGCCGGCGGCGCGGACATCATCGAAATCGGCGTGCCCTTTTCCGATCCCGTGGCCGACGGCCCGGTGGTGGAGCGGGCCTCGCTGTCGTGCCTGCTTAACGGCACCTGCCTGTCCTGGCTTCTGGGCGAGCTTTCGCGCCGCAAGGGCCGCTACAAGGCCGGGCTGGTGCTCATGGGCTACTACAACCCCTTCCTCCAGTACGGCCTGGAGCAGCTCGCCGCCGACGCGGCCGAGGCCGGGGTGGCGGGCTTCATCGTGCCGGACCTGCCCCTGGAGGAAGCCGGCCCCATGGCCGCGGCCCTGGCCGGACACGGCCTGGACCTCATCCCCCTGGTCGGGCTCAATACCTCCGAGGAGCGCCTGGCCGCCTACGCCAAGGGCGCGCGGGGCTTCGTCTACTTCGTGTCCGTGCTCGGCACCACCGGCATGCGCGACACACTGCCGGCCGAAATCGTCGAGCGGCTCAAGGTCGTGCGCCGCCTCTTCGACGTGCCCGTGGCCCTGGGATTTGGCATCAAATCCCCCGAGCAGCTGACGGCCTTCGGCGACCTGATCGACGCCGTGGTCTTCGGCTCGGCGCTGATCGCCCACATCGAGGACGGCGGCACGGCCGCCTCCTTCATGGAACGCTGGCGCGACTGA
- a CDS encoding hybrid sensor histidine kinase/response regulator, whose translation MPQCARILFVDDDPAVLDSLRRGLCRCFDMVTALGPKEGLAALAERGPFAVVVSDLRMPGMDGVTLLKKAKELCPNIVPVMLTGHADLTAAMAAVNEGHIFRFLTKPCPIPTLSLALDAALEQYRLTASEKELVRITLENARLKEDVERIMRHDLKSPLTAIISLPQVLRLADNLDDDQREMLTLIEDAGYMVLSMVNLSTALFKMERGQFVLEPTEVDLMPILRKILSVHADTAASHGLALAIVTDGGPASPEAVFLVRGEELLCYSMLANLIANAVEASPDGETVSVETSRQGDTARIAIANKGAVPECVRARFFEKYATAGKARGTGLGTYSARLIALAHGGGIDMETDDDAGTRVTISLPAA comes from the coding sequence ATGCCCCAATGCGCCAGGATACTGTTCGTCGACGACGACCCGGCCGTGCTCGATTCGCTGCGGCGCGGGCTGTGCCGCTGCTTTGACATGGTCACGGCCCTTGGCCCCAAGGAAGGCCTGGCCGCCCTGGCGGAGCGGGGACCCTTCGCCGTGGTGGTTTCCGACCTGCGCATGCCGGGCATGGACGGCGTGACGCTTCTCAAAAAAGCCAAGGAACTGTGCCCGAACATCGTGCCGGTCATGCTCACGGGCCACGCCGACCTGACGGCGGCCATGGCCGCGGTCAACGAAGGCCACATCTTCCGCTTCCTGACCAAGCCCTGCCCCATCCCCACGCTGTCCCTGGCCCTGGACGCCGCCCTGGAACAATACCGGCTGACCGCGTCCGAAAAGGAGCTGGTGCGGATCACCCTCGAAAACGCCCGGCTCAAGGAGGACGTGGAGCGCATCATGCGCCACGACCTCAAGTCGCCGCTGACGGCCATCATCAGCCTGCCCCAGGTCCTGCGCCTGGCCGACAACCTCGACGACGACCAGCGCGAGATGCTCACGCTCATCGAGGACGCCGGCTACATGGTGCTGTCCATGGTCAACCTGTCCACGGCCTTGTTCAAGATGGAGCGCGGCCAGTTCGTGCTCGAACCGACCGAAGTGGACCTCATGCCGATCCTGCGCAAGATCCTGAGCGTCCATGCCGATACGGCCGCCAGCCACGGCCTGGCGCTCGCCATCGTCACGGACGGCGGGCCGGCCTCGCCCGAGGCCGTGTTCCTGGTGCGCGGCGAGGAACTGCTGTGCTATTCCATGCTGGCCAACCTCATCGCCAACGCCGTGGAGGCCTCGCCGGACGGAGAGACCGTGTCGGTGGAGACGAGCCGCCAGGGCGACACGGCGCGTATCGCCATCGCCAACAAGGGGGCCGTGCCCGAGTGCGTGCGGGCGCGGTTTTTCGAGAAATACGCCACAGCCGGCAAGGCCCGGGGCACGGGGCTTGGCACCTATTCGGCCCGGCTCATCGCCCTGGCCCACGGCGGCGGGATCGACATGGAAACGGACGACGACGCCGGGACGCGGGTCACGATCAGCCTGCCGGCGGCGTGA
- a CDS encoding response regulator, whose translation MVVSSPLAILVVDDQQPMRKAIVYILRQLGYLNVTCAEDGESAWHVINASPVDLVLLDWNMPRMSGIALLRRIRASEAFAKLPVVMITAEANEEHVITAVQAGVTNYVVKPFSPGTLAKKIHEALGKSGLTPPAG comes from the coding sequence ATGGTCGTTTCTTCCCCCTTGGCCATCCTCGTCGTCGATGACCAGCAGCCCATGCGCAAGGCCATCGTCTACATCCTGCGCCAACTCGGCTACCTGAACGTCACGTGCGCCGAGGACGGCGAGAGCGCCTGGCACGTCATCAACGCCTCGCCGGTGGACCTGGTGCTCCTGGACTGGAACATGCCGCGCATGTCCGGGATCGCGCTGTTGCGGCGCATCCGGGCCAGCGAAGCCTTCGCCAAGCTCCCGGTGGTCATGATCACGGCCGAGGCCAACGAGGAGCATGTCATCACCGCGGTCCAGGCGGGGGTGACCAACTACGTGGTCAAGCCCTTCTCCCCCGGGACACTGGCCAAGAAAATCCACGAGGCCCTGGGCAAAAGCGGCCTCACGCCGCCGGCAGGCTGA